TGTATCGAGTCCGACAGGGCCTCCATTAAAATTACAAACTAATTTTTGCAAAATCATATTATCAATGGCAGTAAGCCCATCATAATCAATTCCTAAAAATTGCAGTGATTCTATAATAAAGTTTTTATCGATATTTACTTTACGCACTTGAGCTAAATCACGAATACGACGAACTATTTTTTTTGCAATCCGCGGAGTTCCTCGTGAACACGCACCAATCATCAATGCAGCATCAAGAGGAATTGATAAATTAAGAAAATGAGCGCTTTGTATGACAATATCGCGTAATTCTTCATCAGTATAAAAATCAAGTCGTTCAAGAATACCAAATCGACTTCGTAATGGTGCTGAAATTATACCACTCTTAGTTGTTGCGCCAATAAGGGTAAAAGGATGAATAGGTAAACTGACTGATTTTGCACCAGCTCCTTGACCAATAACGACATCAACTCGATATTGTTCCATAGCGCTATATAACACTTCTTCAACGCTTGCTGGCATACGATGTATTTCATCAATAAAAAAAATATCACGAGATTGCAA
This window of the Candidatus Babeliales bacterium genome carries:
- the ruvB gene encoding Holliday junction branch migration DNA helicase RuvB — its product is MKTPLVLDMGQAPEERAHDFSPQSFDDYIGQKELKEKLSIYTQAAKMRNEPLDHLLLFGPPGLGKTTLSMIMARIMNVSIKLCSGPMIERTGDLVGMLSSLQSRDIFFIDEIHRMPASVEEVLYSAMEQYRVDVVIGQGAGAKSVSLPIHPFTLIGATTKSGIISAPLRSRFGILERLDFYTDEELRDIVIQSAHFLNLSIPLDAALMIGACSRGTPRIAKKIVRRIRDLAQVRKVNIDKNFIIESLQFLGIDYDGLTAIDNMILQKLVCNFNGGPVGLDTLASLIGEDADTIELAYEPYLLRKGYLERTSRGRQIPAKILPLLIKRFLGQQSIP